A portion of the Calliphora vicina chromosome 5, idCalVici1.1, whole genome shotgun sequence genome contains these proteins:
- the LOC135961097 gene encoding transducin beta-like protein 3, with protein sequence MSLNISEKSYAVEARYANFYAGGDVAWSKDGKWIYCLNGSEVTKVEVENGLVSRSYGLNYNEQGEKISSEEEEETDDQIYCFDLSPTQEYMVTVHRSSLLRLWHLSSGKVEKLWKSQHRGPVVKVVFNADGRLVCTSGADSTLRVWDYENSRCLAVLKDFTGPSVLLQFHPNTSKLEIFAAGSDNCIYKWNYETKTVEAKMKGHLSQVTGFAFADQTADCEFVASASRDKVLIVWRLQDGKQMKVIPMYEELVGVVYKDNETIIVAGAKGNLKQISSKTSKISTLLECQEEEYQITTLMINITNKQLAFVTADHNILIFDIKSKDKVDSFKQLIGFNDEILDVCFLGESEEFLAMATNSKHIKLYDIGNHMNCNIVTGHKDTVMSLSTPGSSKLLLSAGKDFTICLWQLDNENANLICLAKHINSHTATIGCISFAYHCDNAFASVCQSGSLKVWTLKGKSKQNDDYQFSVKYAAAAHDKEVNCVAFSPNNKIIATASQDKTAKLWSADSHSILGSLKGHTRGVWCVRFSPTDQILLTTSSDCSLRLWSLSNLTCLKRLEQSATVLRAEFIDHGKYILSSGSDGLLKLWNIKTNTCIQTLDEHDDRVWSLAVSSKTQKYFFSAAADSKLIKWRDVTEECKNTEIDNRQEMLQQEQALQLLLHQNNQLKKAFKLALKLGKPKVSYNILNQYVRRRDFKAIEEMISNLNNDQKITLLDHVKVWSCNSRHSQVSSLVLQQLLAEMLVEPKMQRTLNSKNLVEVVTPYVQRHFKRITELSKELNFLDFIVESI encoded by the exons ATGTCGTTAAACATTAGTGAAAAGAG TTATGCTGTGGAAGCACGTTATGCCAATTTCTATGCTGGTGGCGATGTAGCCTGGAGTAAAGATGGCAAATGGATTTATTGCTTAAATGGCAGCGAAGTGACAAAAGTTGAAGTGGAAAATGGTTTAGTATCACGCTCCTATGGCTTAAATTACAATGAACAGGGCGAGAAAATTTCCAGTGAAGAGGAGGAAGAAACTGAtgatcaaatttattgttttgattTATCGCCAACCCAAGAATATATGGTTACGGTGCACCGTAGCAGCTTGTTAAGACTGTGGCATTTGTCTTCAGGAAAAGTGGAGAAGTTGTGGAAAAGTCAACATCGTGGTCCAGTTGTTAAAGTTGTATTTAATGCGGACGGACGCTTGGTATGTACTAGTGGAGCCGATTCAACTTTGAGAGTCTGGGATTACGAAAACAGTAGATGCTTGGCGGTTTTAAAAGATTTCACCGGACCTTCGGTACTATTGCAATTCCATCCTAATACCTCAAAATTGGAAATATTTGCTGCTGGTTCAGATAATTGCATATATAAATGGAATTATGAGACCAAAACAGTGGAAGCCAAAATGAAAGGACATTTATCACAAGTAACAGGCTTTGCTTTTGCCGATCAAACAGCCGATTGTGAATTTGTAGCCAGCGCCAGTCGTGACAAAGTATTGATAGTTTGGCGCTTGCAGGATGGCAAACAAATGAAAGTAATACCCATGTATGAAGAGTTGGTGGGAGTAGTATACAAAGATAACGAAACAATTATAGTGGCAGGAGCTAAGGGCAATTTAAAACAGATTTCCAGCAAAACCAGTAAAATATCTACCCTTTTAGAGTGCCAAGAGGAAGAGTACCAAATCACCACGTTAATGATTAATATCACTAACAAGCAGTTGGCATTTGTCACCGCAGACCATaacatattaatttttgatataaagtCCAAAGACAAAGTGGACAGTTTTAAGCAATTGATAGGTTTCAATGATGAAATTCTTGATGTATGTTTTCTGGGAGAATCTGAAGAGTTTCTGGCCATGGCCACCAATAGCAAACATATAAAGTTATACGATATAGGCAACCATATGAATTGTAATATTGTAACGGGTCACAAGGATACCGTAATGTCACTGTCCACACCCGGTTCCAGTAAATTGCTATTATCGGCTGGCAAAGATTTCACCATATGTCTGTGGCAATTGGACAATGAAAATGCCAATTTAATATGCTTGGCCAAACATATAAATAGCCATACAGCTACCATAGGCTGCATAAGTTTTGCTTACCACTGCGACAATGCCTTTGCCTCGGTTTGCCAGAGTGGCAGCTTAAAGGTGTGGACTTTGAAAggcaaatcaaaacaaaatgacGATTATCAATTTTCGGTGAAATATGCTGCTGCTGCTCATGACAAAGAAGTCAACTGTGTTGCATTTTCTCCCAATAACAAGATCATAGCTACAGCATCTCAAGATAAAACTGCCAAATTATGGTCAGCCGATAGCCACAGCATTTTGGGCTCTTTGAAGGGCCATACACGCGGTGTTTGGTGTGTTCGTTTCTCGCCCACCGATCAAATTCTCTTGACTACTTCATCTGATTGCAGCTTACGTCTGTGGTCATTATCCAATCTTACTTGTCTTAAGCGTCTAGAGCAATCAGCCACCGTATTGAGAGCCGAATTTATAGATCATGGCAAATATATTCTATCCTCCGGTTCGGATGGTCTTCTCAAACTCTGGAACATCAAAACCAACACCTGCATACAAACCTTGGATGAGCATGACGATCGTGTTTGGTCTTTAGCCGTTTCctcaaaaacacaaaaatatttcttcAGTGCCGCCGCCGATTCTAAACTTATCAAATGGAGGGACGTAACAGAAGAATGTAAAAATACTGAAATTGATAACCGCCAAGAAATGCTGCAGCAAGAACAAGCTTTGCAGCTGCTACTACATCAAAATAATCAATTGAAAAAGGCTTTTAAATTGGCTCTTAAATTAGGTAAACCTAAAGTTTCCTACAATATACTAAATCAGTATGTCAGACGACGTGATTTTAAGGCAATAGAAGAAATGATATCCAATTTAAATAATGATCAAAAGATAACGCTCTTGGATCATGTTAAGGTGTGGAGTTGTAATTCCCGCCACTCACAGGTCTCCAGTTTGGTATTGCAGCAATTGTTAGCGGAAATGTTGGTGGAACCAAAAATGCAACGCactttaaattccaaaaatctgGTTGAAGTTGTTACACCCTATGTGCAGCGTCATTTTAAACGTATTACAGAATTAagtaaagaattaaattttttggattttattgttgagagtatataa
- the PCB gene encoding pyruvate carboxylase, mitochondrial isoform X2: MLFGVAQTAFKSLRQTAPRVRVFLYNRNAYSTQVEYKPIRSVLVANRGEIAIRVFRACTELGIKSVAIYSEQDKMHMHRQKADEAYLVGKGLPPVEAYLSIPEIIRVCKENDVDAVHPGYGFLSERSDFAQAVIDAGLRFIGPSPKVVQQMGDKVAARIAAIEAGVPIVPGTDGPVTSKAEAVEFCKKHGLPVIFKAAYGGGGRGMRVVRKMDEVEEMFERASSEAKAAFGNGAMFIEKFIERPRHIEVQLLGDKAGNVVHLYERDCSVQRRHQKVVEIAPAPRLPREVRDKMTEAAVRLARHVGYENAGTVEFLCDESGNFYFIEVNARLQVEHTVTEEITGIDLVQSQIRVAEGMTLPELGYTQEKIQPRGYAIQCRVTTEDPANDFQPSTGRIEVFRSGEGMGIRLDSASAFAGAIISPYYDSLLVKIISHATDLQSSASKMNRALREFRIRGVKTNIPFLLNVLENQKFLHGVLDTYFIDEHPQLFKFRHSQNRAQKLLNYLGEVLVNGPQTPLATTLKPAEVSPHVPNVPLVTEPPKGLRHILTSQGPEAFAKEVRSRKNLLLMDTTYRDAHQSLLATRVRSHDLLKISPYVANKFNNLYALENWGGATFDVALRFLHECPWERLEEMRKLIPNIPFQMLLRGANAVGYTNYPDNVVFKFCELAVQTGMDIFRVFDSLNYLPNLILGMEAAGKAGGVVEAAISYTGDVSDPTRTKYDLKYYTNLADELVKAGTHVLCIKDMAGLLKPQAATLLISAIRDKHPDIPIHIHTHDTSGAGVASMLACAHAGADVVDVAVDSMSGMTSQPSMGAVVASLQGTPLDTQFPLSDVSEYSAYWEQTRTLYAPFECTTTMKSGNADVYMNEIPGGQYTNLQFQAFSLGLGDFFEDVKKSYRDANLLLGDIIKVTPSSKVVGDLAQFMVQNKLQADQVLEKAEELSFPKSVVEFLQGSIGIPHGGFPEPLRSRVLKDMPRIEGRPGENLAPLDFDKLKKDLKDSHPNITERDVMSAALYPAVTEEYLHFRESYGPVDKLDTRIFLTGPKVGEEFEVNLEKGKTLSLKTLAMSEDLTPNGEREVFFEMNGQLRSVLIRDNEASKEMHIHPKASKANKNEVGAPMPGTVIDVRVKEGDKVEKGQPLVVLSAMKMEMVVQSPKAGIVKKMEVINGMKLEGDDLLMIVE; the protein is encoded by the exons GTTGAATACAAACCCATTCGCTCCGTGTTGGTGGCGAATCGTGGTGAAATTGCCATTCGTGTTTTCCGTGCCTGTACCGAATTGGGCATCAAATCGGTGGCCATCTATTCCGAACAAGATAAAATGCACATGCATCGCCAAAAGGCTGACGAAGCCTATCTGGTGGGCAAGGGTCTGCCACCCGTTGAGGCATATTTAAGCATTCCAGAAATTATACGTGTCTGCAAAGAGAATGATGTGGATGCTGTGCATCCTGGTTATGGTTTCCTCTCCGAACGTAGCGACTTTGCTCAGGCCGTCATCGATGCTGGTCTTCGTTTCATTGGTCCCTCACCCAAGGTTGTCCAACAGATGGGTGACAAAGTAGCTGCCCGTATTGCAGCCATCGAAGCTGGTGTACCTATTGTACCCGGTACTGATGGTCCCGTCACCTCTAAAGCTGAAGCTGTTGAATTCTGCAAGAAACATGGTCTGCCCGTGATCTTTAAGGCTGCCTATGGTGGTGGCGGTCGTGGTATGCGTGTGGTACGTAAAATGGATGAAGTCGAGGAAATGTTTGAACGTGCCAGCTCAGAAGCTAAGGCTGCTTTCGGTAATGGTGCCATGTTTATTGAGAAGTTCATTGAACGTCCCCGTCACATTGAGGTGCAGTTGTTGGGTGATAAGGCTGGTAATGTGGTGCATTTGTATGAACGTGATTGTTCCGTGCAACGTCGTCATCAAAAGGTGGTGGAAATTGCTCCTGCTCCCCGTTTGCCCAGAGAAGTGCGTGATAAAATGACCGAAGCCGCTGTACGTTTGGCCAGACATGTTGGCTACGAAAATGCCGGTACCGTTGAGTTCTTGTGCGATGAATCGGGCAACTTCTATTTCATTGAAGTCAATGCTCGTTTGCAAGTTGAGCACACTGTAACTGAAGAAATCACCGGCATCGATTTGGTGCAATCACAAATTCGCGTAGCCGAAGGTATGACTTTGCCCGAACTCGGCTACACCCAAGAGAAAATTCAACCACGTGGCTATGCCATCCAATGCCGTGTCACCACTGAAGATCCCGCCAACGATTTCCAACCCAGCACCGGTCGTATCGAAGTATTCCGTTCCGGTGAGGGTATGGGAATCCGTTTGGACAGTGCCTCCGCCTTTGCTGGTGCCATTATCTCACCCTACTACGATTCCTTGCTAGTCAAAATCATTTCTCATGCCACCGATCTACAAAGCTCTGCCTCCAAAATGAATCGTGCTTTACGCGAATTCCGTATTCGTGGTGTCAAGACAAATATTCCCTTCCTGTTGAACGTTTTGGAAAATCAAAAGTTCCTTCATGGCGTCCTCGATACCTACTTCATTGATGAGCATCCACAATTGTTCAAGTTCCGTCACTCACAGAATCGTGCTCAAAAACTGCTCAACTATTTGGGTGAAGTTTTGGTTAACGGACCTCAGACCCCCTTGGCTACCACCTTGAAACCCGCTGAAGTATCTCCCCATGTACCCAATGTTCCTTTGG ttacCGAACCACCAAAGGGTCTGCGTCATATTTTGACCAGCCAAGGTCCCGAAGCCTTTGCCAAAGAGGTGCGCTCTCGCAAAAATCTCTTGTTGATGGACACCACCTACAGAGATGCCCATCAGTCGTTGTTGGCCACCCGTGTTCGTTCTCATGATCTTTTGAAGATTTCTCCCTATGTTGCTAAcaaattcaataatttgtatgccTTGGAGAATTGGGGTGGTGCCACCTTTGATGTGGCTCTACGTTTCTTGCACGAATGCCCCTGGGAACGTTTGGAAGAGATGCGTAAATTGATTCCCAATATTCCTTTCCAGATGTTGTTGAGAGGTGCTAACGCTGTTGGTTATACCAATTATCCCGATAATGTGGTCTTTAAATTCTGTGAATTGGCG GTCCAAACTGGTATGGATATTTTCCGTGTCTTCGATTCCTTGAACTACTTGCCTAATTTGATTTTGGGTATGGAAGCTGCCGGCAAGGCTGGTGGTGTTGTTGAGGCTGCTATTTCCTATACTGGTGATGTCAGTGATCCAACTCGCACAAAATACGATCTGAAATACTACACCAACTTGGCTGATGAATTAGTCAAGGCTGGCACACATGTGTTGTGTATCAAGGATATGGCTGGTTTATTGAAACCACAAGCTGCCAC ACTTTTGATCTCTGCTATCCGTGACAAACATCCCGATATACCAATTCACATTCACACTCACGATACCTCTGGTGCTGGTGTTGCCTCCATGTTGGCTTGCGCTCATGCTGGTGCCGATGTTGTTGATGTTGCCGTAGATTCCATGTCTGGTATGACTTCTCAGCCCAGTATGGGTGCTGTGGTAGCCTCTTTGCAAGGCACCCCCTTGGATACTCAATTCCCATTGAGTGATGTATCCGAATACTCTGCCTACTGGGAACAAACACGTACCTTGTATGCTCCCTTCGAATGTACCACCACCATGAAGTCTGGCAATGCTGATGTCTACATGAACGAAATTCCCGGCGGTCAATATACCAACTTACAGTTCCAAGCCTTCTCTTTGGGTTTGGGCGATTTCTTCGAGGATGTCAAGAAGTCCTACAGAGACGCCAACTTGTTGCTGGGTGATATCATTAAGGTTACTCCCTCCTCCAAGGTTGTGGGTGATTTGGCTCAGTTTATggttcagaataaattgcaagCCGATCAAGTATTGGAAAAGGCCGAAGAATTGTCATTCCCCAAGTCGGTGGTTGAATTCTTGCAGGGTTCTATTGGTATACCACATGGTGGCTTCCCCGAGCCATTGCGTTCCCGTGTCTTGAAGGATATGCCACGCATTGAGGGTCGCCCCGGTGAAAATTTGGCCCCCTTGGACTTTGACAAGCTGAAGAAGGATCTTAAGGATTCTCATCCTAATATTACCGAACGTGATGTTATGTCTGCTGCCTTGTATCCTGCTGTCACCGAAGAATACTTGCATTTCCGTGAATCGTATGGCCCCGTTGATAAATTGGACACACGTATCTTCTTGACCGGTCCTAAAGTGGGTGAAGAGTTCGAAGTTAATCTAGAAAAGGGTAAAACATTGAGCTTGAAGACTTTGGCTATGTCCGAGGATTTGACACCAAATGGTGAGCGTGAAGTGTTCTTCGAAATGAACGGTCAATTGCGTTCAGTATTGATTCGTGATAATGAAGCTTCCAAG GAAATGCACATTCATCCCAAAGCCTCCAAAGCGAACAAGAACGAAGTTGGTGCTCCAATGCCTGGTACTGTAATCGATGTCCGTGTTAAGGAAGGTGACAAAGTTGAAAAGGGTCAACCTTTAGTCGTCTTGTCGGCCATGAAAATGGAAATGGTTGTTCAATCACCCAAGGCTGGTATTGTTAAGAAAATGGAAGTTATCAATGGCATGAAATTGGAAGGCGATGACTTATTAATGATTGTAGAATAA
- the PCB gene encoding pyruvate carboxylase, mitochondrial isoform X1, giving the protein MLFGVAQTAFKSLRQTAPRVRVFLYNRNAYSTQVEYKPIRSVLVANRGEIAIRVFRACTELGIKSVAIYSEQDKMHMHRQKADEAYLVGKGLPPVEAYLSIPEIIRVCKENDVDAVHPGYGFLSERSDFAQAVIDAGLRFIGPSPKVVQQMGDKVAARIAAIEAGVPIVPGTDGPVTSKAEAVEFCKKHGLPVIFKAAYGGGGRGMRVVRKMDEVEEMFERASSEAKAAFGNGAMFIEKFIERPRHIEVQLLGDKAGNVVHLYERDCSVQRRHQKVVEIAPAPRLPREVRDKMTEAAVRLARHVGYENAGTVEFLCDESGNFYFIEVNARLQVEHTVTEEITGIDLVQSQIRVAEGMTLPELGYTQEKIQPRGYAIQCRVTTEDPANDFQPSTGRIEVFRSGEGMGIRLDSASAFAGAIISPYYDSLLVKIISHATDLQSSASKMNRALREFRIRGVKTNIPFLLNVLENQKFLHGVLDTYFIDEHPQLFKFRHSQNRAQKLLNYLGEVLVNGPQTPLATTLKPAEVSPHVPNVPLDLSREAIEREERGEAKVTEPPKGLRHILTSQGPEAFAKEVRSRKNLLLMDTTYRDAHQSLLATRVRSHDLLKISPYVANKFNNLYALENWGGATFDVALRFLHECPWERLEEMRKLIPNIPFQMLLRGANAVGYTNYPDNVVFKFCELAVQTGMDIFRVFDSLNYLPNLILGMEAAGKAGGVVEAAISYTGDVSDPTRTKYDLKYYTNLADELVKAGTHVLCIKDMAGLLKPQAATLLISAIRDKHPDIPIHIHTHDTSGAGVASMLACAHAGADVVDVAVDSMSGMTSQPSMGAVVASLQGTPLDTQFPLSDVSEYSAYWEQTRTLYAPFECTTTMKSGNADVYMNEIPGGQYTNLQFQAFSLGLGDFFEDVKKSYRDANLLLGDIIKVTPSSKVVGDLAQFMVQNKLQADQVLEKAEELSFPKSVVEFLQGSIGIPHGGFPEPLRSRVLKDMPRIEGRPGENLAPLDFDKLKKDLKDSHPNITERDVMSAALYPAVTEEYLHFRESYGPVDKLDTRIFLTGPKVGEEFEVNLEKGKTLSLKTLAMSEDLTPNGEREVFFEMNGQLRSVLIRDNEASKEMHIHPKASKANKNEVGAPMPGTVIDVRVKEGDKVEKGQPLVVLSAMKMEMVVQSPKAGIVKKMEVINGMKLEGDDLLMIVE; this is encoded by the exons GTTGAATACAAACCCATTCGCTCCGTGTTGGTGGCGAATCGTGGTGAAATTGCCATTCGTGTTTTCCGTGCCTGTACCGAATTGGGCATCAAATCGGTGGCCATCTATTCCGAACAAGATAAAATGCACATGCATCGCCAAAAGGCTGACGAAGCCTATCTGGTGGGCAAGGGTCTGCCACCCGTTGAGGCATATTTAAGCATTCCAGAAATTATACGTGTCTGCAAAGAGAATGATGTGGATGCTGTGCATCCTGGTTATGGTTTCCTCTCCGAACGTAGCGACTTTGCTCAGGCCGTCATCGATGCTGGTCTTCGTTTCATTGGTCCCTCACCCAAGGTTGTCCAACAGATGGGTGACAAAGTAGCTGCCCGTATTGCAGCCATCGAAGCTGGTGTACCTATTGTACCCGGTACTGATGGTCCCGTCACCTCTAAAGCTGAAGCTGTTGAATTCTGCAAGAAACATGGTCTGCCCGTGATCTTTAAGGCTGCCTATGGTGGTGGCGGTCGTGGTATGCGTGTGGTACGTAAAATGGATGAAGTCGAGGAAATGTTTGAACGTGCCAGCTCAGAAGCTAAGGCTGCTTTCGGTAATGGTGCCATGTTTATTGAGAAGTTCATTGAACGTCCCCGTCACATTGAGGTGCAGTTGTTGGGTGATAAGGCTGGTAATGTGGTGCATTTGTATGAACGTGATTGTTCCGTGCAACGTCGTCATCAAAAGGTGGTGGAAATTGCTCCTGCTCCCCGTTTGCCCAGAGAAGTGCGTGATAAAATGACCGAAGCCGCTGTACGTTTGGCCAGACATGTTGGCTACGAAAATGCCGGTACCGTTGAGTTCTTGTGCGATGAATCGGGCAACTTCTATTTCATTGAAGTCAATGCTCGTTTGCAAGTTGAGCACACTGTAACTGAAGAAATCACCGGCATCGATTTGGTGCAATCACAAATTCGCGTAGCCGAAGGTATGACTTTGCCCGAACTCGGCTACACCCAAGAGAAAATTCAACCACGTGGCTATGCCATCCAATGCCGTGTCACCACTGAAGATCCCGCCAACGATTTCCAACCCAGCACCGGTCGTATCGAAGTATTCCGTTCCGGTGAGGGTATGGGAATCCGTTTGGACAGTGCCTCCGCCTTTGCTGGTGCCATTATCTCACCCTACTACGATTCCTTGCTAGTCAAAATCATTTCTCATGCCACCGATCTACAAAGCTCTGCCTCCAAAATGAATCGTGCTTTACGCGAATTCCGTATTCGTGGTGTCAAGACAAATATTCCCTTCCTGTTGAACGTTTTGGAAAATCAAAAGTTCCTTCATGGCGTCCTCGATACCTACTTCATTGATGAGCATCCACAATTGTTCAAGTTCCGTCACTCACAGAATCGTGCTCAAAAACTGCTCAACTATTTGGGTGAAGTTTTGGTTAACGGACCTCAGACCCCCTTGGCTACCACCTTGAAACCCGCTGAAGTATCTCCCCATGTACCCAATGTTCCTTTGG ATTTATCTCGCGAAGCCATAGAACGTGAAGAACGTGGTGAAGCTAAAG ttacCGAACCACCAAAGGGTCTGCGTCATATTTTGACCAGCCAAGGTCCCGAAGCCTTTGCCAAAGAGGTGCGCTCTCGCAAAAATCTCTTGTTGATGGACACCACCTACAGAGATGCCCATCAGTCGTTGTTGGCCACCCGTGTTCGTTCTCATGATCTTTTGAAGATTTCTCCCTATGTTGCTAAcaaattcaataatttgtatgccTTGGAGAATTGGGGTGGTGCCACCTTTGATGTGGCTCTACGTTTCTTGCACGAATGCCCCTGGGAACGTTTGGAAGAGATGCGTAAATTGATTCCCAATATTCCTTTCCAGATGTTGTTGAGAGGTGCTAACGCTGTTGGTTATACCAATTATCCCGATAATGTGGTCTTTAAATTCTGTGAATTGGCG GTCCAAACTGGTATGGATATTTTCCGTGTCTTCGATTCCTTGAACTACTTGCCTAATTTGATTTTGGGTATGGAAGCTGCCGGCAAGGCTGGTGGTGTTGTTGAGGCTGCTATTTCCTATACTGGTGATGTCAGTGATCCAACTCGCACAAAATACGATCTGAAATACTACACCAACTTGGCTGATGAATTAGTCAAGGCTGGCACACATGTGTTGTGTATCAAGGATATGGCTGGTTTATTGAAACCACAAGCTGCCAC ACTTTTGATCTCTGCTATCCGTGACAAACATCCCGATATACCAATTCACATTCACACTCACGATACCTCTGGTGCTGGTGTTGCCTCCATGTTGGCTTGCGCTCATGCTGGTGCCGATGTTGTTGATGTTGCCGTAGATTCCATGTCTGGTATGACTTCTCAGCCCAGTATGGGTGCTGTGGTAGCCTCTTTGCAAGGCACCCCCTTGGATACTCAATTCCCATTGAGTGATGTATCCGAATACTCTGCCTACTGGGAACAAACACGTACCTTGTATGCTCCCTTCGAATGTACCACCACCATGAAGTCTGGCAATGCTGATGTCTACATGAACGAAATTCCCGGCGGTCAATATACCAACTTACAGTTCCAAGCCTTCTCTTTGGGTTTGGGCGATTTCTTCGAGGATGTCAAGAAGTCCTACAGAGACGCCAACTTGTTGCTGGGTGATATCATTAAGGTTACTCCCTCCTCCAAGGTTGTGGGTGATTTGGCTCAGTTTATggttcagaataaattgcaagCCGATCAAGTATTGGAAAAGGCCGAAGAATTGTCATTCCCCAAGTCGGTGGTTGAATTCTTGCAGGGTTCTATTGGTATACCACATGGTGGCTTCCCCGAGCCATTGCGTTCCCGTGTCTTGAAGGATATGCCACGCATTGAGGGTCGCCCCGGTGAAAATTTGGCCCCCTTGGACTTTGACAAGCTGAAGAAGGATCTTAAGGATTCTCATCCTAATATTACCGAACGTGATGTTATGTCTGCTGCCTTGTATCCTGCTGTCACCGAAGAATACTTGCATTTCCGTGAATCGTATGGCCCCGTTGATAAATTGGACACACGTATCTTCTTGACCGGTCCTAAAGTGGGTGAAGAGTTCGAAGTTAATCTAGAAAAGGGTAAAACATTGAGCTTGAAGACTTTGGCTATGTCCGAGGATTTGACACCAAATGGTGAGCGTGAAGTGTTCTTCGAAATGAACGGTCAATTGCGTTCAGTATTGATTCGTGATAATGAAGCTTCCAAG GAAATGCACATTCATCCCAAAGCCTCCAAAGCGAACAAGAACGAAGTTGGTGCTCCAATGCCTGGTACTGTAATCGATGTCCGTGTTAAGGAAGGTGACAAAGTTGAAAAGGGTCAACCTTTAGTCGTCTTGTCGGCCATGAAAATGGAAATGGTTGTTCAATCACCCAAGGCTGGTATTGTTAAGAAAATGGAAGTTATCAATGGCATGAAATTGGAAGGCGATGACTTATTAATGATTGTAGAATAA